accTATTTTAATTTTTGTTTACATTCCTTTTTTCTTTAACTGATTTTTATGGTACAGTGTTATGTGCAACAATTTTAAGGTCTTCAATTAGTCAATTAGTGAGATTTGTAGTCTGGTGCATCACTTGTTTTATTCATTCTGATGAGTTACCGTATGATGTTTGTTATTTTTCTaaatgcacttaaaaaaaactatgcaGGCTATGCAAGTGGTGGGAATTACAGCTTATTTATGGTAATACATGGGAATAATCTTcgtctctaaataaataaatgcgtATTTAAAGCAGAGACACTAAGCAGTGAAACTTTATACCGTAGGCTCAGTTGATCTGCTCCCTTGTCGGGTATGCGAGCTGCAGGCTATTCAGTTACTCACCTTTTTGATTATGCGCGACCAGGTGTGTCTCTCCTGGCATGGGTCGGTGTGAAAAAGAATCAGGTGTGGCAGTATGACGTTacgagagagagcagagtggagTCCGTTTTTCTCGAGTATGGCtccagagaaaaagaaaacatcacagCGTCTTACATTCGCCTGGTTTCTGGTGTGTGCTCTTGAAGGCTGTCTGAATGCATATCCTGGCGGAGCGCCTTCCAGCTCGTGTGCAACCATGCTACCCGAACACGGTGTAGGACCGCAGAACACAGACTCGCCTTACACCGTCGTGGTTAATAGCTCAACTTATCGCTATGGGGAAAGAGTTCAAGGTAATTCTGTGCGTGTATTATACGTGTCTGTATTTGGAGAACATTAGCAATATCCAAGCACAAATGGTACTGTAATATGACTTACAAACAGCAGAGTCAGCGTCACAGTACGTCATGGTTTATGGTTAATATCTGTAACATTAAGAAAGTACTGTAAAAAGCAATTATAATTTGGCTTGCTCTGACTTTCTCTAATTCACACTGTTGTACATTTTATTATACAATTTTGTGATAACAACACTGTTAATGCCATTAATTGCCCCAATGCATAACATATTTCACATTGAGACAATTTGTATGTTCCTTATGTCCTCATCATGTGTCATGCTgatcatatttacatattttaaggCGGCACTATTTCTGTTCATGGCATAAACTTCATATCTCATCACCTAGTATATCTGGGACTGATCTCTGATCAGCAGTGTACCTAATCTGCAATtctatgttgttgtttttttacattCGGGCAGTTTATATTGGATCTGCAGAGAAATACAGAGGAATATTACTGCAAGCCCGCAGTGCCAACACCTCTGCAATTGTTGGGAGCTGGGTAACTCTCCCATCACACATCAAGACTCTGAAAGTAAACACCCTCTTCACAGAAATCATTTATTATCTCAAATTAATCCGTGTTGAATGGCGCATACCACTGCATTGTACAACAATGACATAATTGTGTATCGGTCTGAATATTTTCTTTTGGAAAACTAGTGTGGCTCAGGGGCAGCCAGTGCGGTGACTCATAACTCTAAGAGAGAGAAGGTTGGCAGGGAGTTGGTTTTCACCTGGCTGCCGCCCAAAACAGGTGCTCCACAGGTGCTGGAGTTCTGGTAAGTGATGAAGCATTCGCTGTAATGATGAATTATTCAATTTAGCCGGAAAACCAAAAAGGACTTAACACTGACTAGTTCCATAGTACGAATACATTCATCTATAAGGGTGAATTCTGCTTTGTGTGAACCTTTACACAGGGTGGACTactctcactcaatctcttttttttttaaatcagggcAACAGTGGTCAAGGACAAAGCCACGTTCTGGACAGAAATCAAGTCATCTGCACTACTCTTAGGTATGCTGTACTTCCATCAGTACATGCCTTGCCTGATAGAAACAGGGATAAACAAGAATAAAGAAGGCTAGAGTGCTTTATACAGAAAGTATAACTCAAACCTCGGAGGGGAATGGTCATagctctcttccatctcttccaaATTCAgcttttttaatatatttaccCCATCCCATATAACCCCCTATgttaatcaataataataataataataatgagttATATTATTatgcttgttgttgttatagTAATAACAgctagttatagttatagtactaatgatgataataataataactgtttAGTAAGTTGTTAAAAAATGTAAGTGTCTGTAAAAATAAGTCTTGTGTGCTTTCAGACGGTGCTATGTCTGGCCCTCCTTTGCCAGAACCCCCTGTGGGATCAGGGGAACACCTGTcggggagtgtgtttgtcatcactgcctcggtgtgtgtgtggatcacctGGCGTGTTTGATGTCGGAGCGCTGTTGACACGAAGTCTCTTCATGGGATTTCCAACTGGGATTATATCTCATTCTGACTAATCCATCtttgtcattcattcatcataGTACTGGGATGGGAGATGAACAATATATTGCCAGATATGTATTAGTGTCTAAATATTTAATGCTATAAGTAAAAATATGTggtctctttttaaaaaaaaaaatttttaatACCTATCTGAATAATAAGGAAATATGTTTTCTAATATGTTTGTTAACTCAATGATCAAAGGTGTAAGTTTTCCTCTTGTTtgaaaaatatgtaatgaaacATAT
Above is a window of Clupea harengus chromosome 21, Ch_v2.0.2, whole genome shotgun sequence DNA encoding:
- the LOC116218209 gene encoding putative defense protein Hdd11, coding for MTLRERAEWSPFFSSMAPEKKKTSQRLTFAWFLVCALEGCLNAYPGGAPSSSCATMLPEHGVGPQNTDSPYTVVVNSSTYRYGERVQVYIGSAEKYRGILLQARSANTSAIVGSWVTLPSHIKTLKCGSGAASAVTHNSKREKVGRELVFTWLPPKTGAPQVLEFWATVVKDKATFWTEIKSSALLLGMLYFHQYMPCLIETGINKNKEG